A part of Roseofilum casamattae BLCC-M143 genomic DNA contains:
- a CDS encoding endonuclease MutS2, which produces MIQDETLDLLEWSRLCEHVSTFAATKMGAIAARLLSIPQTQAESLSLLAQTQEIYTLEQTLTTEIPFGGIRDIRPIVKRATLKGVLSGDELLDVASTLAGMRRLRRFIEEQEDVPILLDLISVIRTYPELEQEINHCIDEQGKVADRASVKLGNLRRQLKTQRDRITQTLQNILQRKSHAIQENLITQRGDRFVLPVKANHKEIVPGIVHDSSTSGATLYIEPHAIVSLGNDLRQLHQQEKREEEAICRALTEKVAEVYEDLETLVKIATILDLATARARYSYWLQGNPPRFIAPEEPITLRELHHPLLVWQHRHEEGKAVVPVTACIRPTIRVVAITGPNTGGKTVTLKTIALAALMAKVGLFVPAREPVELPWFGRVLADIGDEQSLEQSLSTFSGHIRRICRILDRVAADSSALVLLDEVGAGTDPSEGTGLAIALLKHLAERAQLTIATTHFGELKALKYEDERFENASVEFDEVSLQPTYRLLWGIPGRSNALAIARRLGLSPEVIENAQEWVGTASEDVNQAIAGLEAERRRQETQVKETSSLLSETERLHEEVARKAQQLKEREQQLRQQQEIEIQKAIAEAKKEVARAIKTLQKGTLSGQEARQASQDLDRIAGQYLPSKVNPRKPKPGYQPKIGEKVRIPSLGQTGEVLHIEEEAAQLTVRFGLMKMTVGLAEIESLDGKKAEVPQKEPSKKTITGKDKTQPSLPKAKLPAIQTARNTLDIRGMRVVTAESELEQGIAKAYNANCSTVWIIHGKGTGKLREGVHHFLSNHPQVENFELGDRQNGGTGVTIAYLT; this is translated from the coding sequence TTGATCCAAGACGAAACACTCGATTTATTAGAATGGTCGCGACTCTGCGAGCATGTCTCCACATTTGCTGCAACGAAAATGGGGGCGATCGCCGCGCGCCTATTGTCGATCCCCCAAACTCAAGCAGAAAGCCTGAGTTTATTGGCGCAAACCCAAGAAATCTATACCCTAGAGCAAACCCTCACCACGGAGATTCCTTTTGGAGGTATTCGCGATATTCGCCCGATCGTGAAGCGAGCAACCTTAAAAGGCGTCCTTTCTGGAGACGAACTGCTCGATGTTGCCAGTACGTTAGCAGGAATGCGGCGACTGCGGCGCTTTATTGAAGAACAAGAAGACGTTCCAATTTTGCTCGACCTCATTAGCGTCATCCGCACTTATCCGGAACTGGAACAAGAGATTAATCACTGTATCGACGAACAGGGGAAAGTTGCCGATCGCGCGAGCGTGAAACTGGGGAACTTGCGCCGCCAACTGAAAACCCAACGCGATCGCATTACCCAAACTCTACAAAACATTCTGCAACGAAAATCCCACGCGATTCAGGAAAACCTAATTACGCAACGGGGCGATCGCTTCGTCCTCCCGGTGAAAGCGAACCATAAAGAGATCGTACCCGGTATCGTTCACGACTCCTCTACTAGTGGCGCCACTCTCTACATCGAACCTCACGCGATCGTCTCTCTCGGTAACGACTTGCGCCAACTCCACCAACAAGAAAAACGAGAAGAAGAAGCCATTTGTCGCGCCTTGACGGAAAAGGTTGCTGAGGTTTACGAAGACTTGGAAACCCTCGTCAAGATTGCTACGATCCTCGATCTCGCAACAGCCAGAGCGCGTTACAGCTATTGGTTGCAAGGGAACCCGCCTCGGTTTATTGCGCCGGAAGAACCCATTACTCTGCGCGAGTTGCACCATCCTCTCTTAGTCTGGCAACATCGCCACGAGGAAGGAAAAGCAGTAGTTCCGGTCACCGCTTGTATCCGACCGACCATAAGGGTTGTAGCGATTACCGGACCGAATACTGGAGGGAAAACCGTTACGCTGAAAACCATTGCTCTGGCTGCCTTAATGGCGAAAGTTGGATTATTTGTCCCGGCACGCGAACCGGTGGAACTGCCGTGGTTCGGCCGGGTATTGGCTGATATTGGCGACGAACAGTCTTTAGAGCAAAGTTTATCCACGTTCTCCGGACACATTCGCCGCATTTGTCGTATTTTAGACCGAGTGGCTGCGGATAGTTCGGCTCTAGTTTTGTTAGATGAGGTGGGTGCGGGAACCGATCCGTCGGAAGGAACTGGGTTGGCGATCGCCCTGCTCAAACATCTTGCCGAGCGCGCTCAACTCACTATTGCGACGACTCACTTTGGCGAGCTAAAGGCCCTGAAATACGAAGACGAGCGCTTTGAAAATGCCTCGGTAGAGTTTGACGAAGTTTCCTTACAACCGACTTATCGACTGCTTTGGGGAATTCCAGGACGTTCTAATGCATTGGCGATCGCCCGCCGTTTGGGACTGAGTCCAGAGGTAATTGAGAACGCACAGGAGTGGGTTGGAACGGCTTCGGAAGACGTGAACCAGGCAATCGCCGGTTTAGAAGCCGAACGTCGCCGTCAGGAAACTCAGGTGAAAGAAACCTCCAGTCTCCTCTCGGAAACGGAACGACTCCATGAGGAAGTCGCGCGGAAAGCACAACAACTGAAAGAGCGAGAGCAGCAGCTCAGGCAACAGCAGGAAATCGAAATTCAAAAGGCGATCGCCGAAGCAAAAAAAGAGGTTGCTCGAGCAATTAAAACCTTGCAAAAAGGAACTCTTAGCGGTCAAGAAGCTCGGCAAGCTAGTCAAGACCTAGACCGCATTGCCGGGCAATATTTACCCTCAAAAGTGAATCCGCGAAAACCCAAACCAGGCTATCAACCCAAGATTGGGGAAAAAGTACGAATTCCGAGCTTGGGGCAAACGGGAGAAGTGCTGCACATTGAGGAAGAGGCAGCACAATTGACGGTTCGGTTTGGTTTAATGAAAATGACTGTCGGACTGGCAGAAATTGAATCCTTGGATGGCAAAAAAGCAGAAGTTCCGCAGAAAGAACCCAGCAAAAAAACAATAACTGGAAAAGATAAAACGCAACCTTCATTGCCGAAAGCCAAACTACCAGCGATCCAAACAGCTCGCAATACTTTAGATATCCGAGGAATGCGAGTGGTTACCGCTGAATCCGAACTCGAGCAGGGGATTGCGAAAGCTTATAATGCCAATTGTTCCACAGTCTGGATTATTCACGGCAAAGGCACGGGAAAACTCCGGGAAGGCGTCCATCACTTTCTCAGCAACCACCCGCAGGTGGAGAACTTTGAGTTGGGCGATCGCCAAAATGGCGGCACTGGAGTCACGATTGCTTATTTAACGTAA
- a CDS encoding polysaccharide deacetylase family protein: protein MRWSGYRIYPYLYRCLKPLFPHCLWSGSLQEKAIAISYDDGPHPQYTLELLNVLDRYGIRANFFWLGERVKAFPDVAKMVCDRGHWIGLHGYRHVNFPQLTPQQLYHSLQQTQQVIIDACQLEHPQGLARLRDVRPPNGIFLPRTLELLREWNYRPVMWSVVPEDWLSPGVAKVCDRTLQQVTNGSLIVLHDGVYGGESVAEASDRIISVLLQQGYHFVSVDRFWQYRDR, encoded by the coding sequence ATGAGATGGAGCGGATATCGCATTTATCCTTATCTCTATCGATGTTTGAAACCTTTATTTCCCCATTGCTTGTGGAGCGGTAGTCTTCAAGAAAAGGCGATCGCCATTTCCTACGATGACGGGCCTCATCCTCAGTATACTTTAGAACTACTCAATGTTCTCGATCGCTATGGCATTCGAGCTAATTTCTTCTGGCTGGGCGAACGAGTGAAGGCATTCCCAGATGTAGCAAAAATGGTCTGCGATCGCGGTCATTGGATTGGGCTGCACGGCTATCGCCATGTCAACTTTCCCCAATTAACTCCGCAACAACTGTATCATAGTTTGCAGCAAACTCAACAGGTCATTATTGATGCTTGTCAGTTAGAGCATCCGCAAGGGTTAGCTCGACTGCGAGACGTGCGCCCCCCCAATGGTATTTTTCTGCCTCGTACCTTGGAACTGTTGCGAGAGTGGAACTATCGACCGGTGATGTGGAGTGTCGTCCCCGAAGATTGGCTGAGTCCGGGAGTAGCAAAAGTTTGCGATCGCACTCTACAGCAAGTTACGAATGGCTCTCTAATTGTCCTCCACGATGGAGTATATGGCGGTGAAAGCGTGGCGGAAGCGAGCGATCGAATTATCTCAGTTTTACTGCAACAAGGATATCATTTTGTCAGCGTCGATCGCTTCTGGCAGTATAGGGATCGGTAA